From Shewanella psychrophila, a single genomic window includes:
- a CDS encoding ABC transporter substrate-binding protein — protein MLFLFLVFTSFAVTAELDPKSNAAEHWVHNEFQPSTLTLDEQMQEMAWFTSASQPFVGMKIRVVSERIATHWYEASTLAKAFYEITGIHVVHELTGEDDVIKKLSAQIMTRQNLYDAYINDSDLIGTHFRSNAVVSLSDFMQLEGESVTLPTLDLQDFIGLKFTTGPDGHLYQLPDQQFANLYWYRHDWFNRKDFQKRFRSRYGYELGVPQNWQAYEDIAEFFSEDIKEIDGKRIYGHMDYAKTDPSLGWRMSDAWLSMAGVGDKGLPNGLPVDEWGIRVEGCHPAGASVERGGALNGPAAVYAVDKFIYWLNRFAPEESIHLNFTQAGEWPGKGLIAQQIFWYTAFVADLTKPDLPVVNQDGTPKWRVAPSPVGKYWQAGMKSGYQDAGSWTLLKSTPLKRQQAAWLYAQFVVSKTVSLRKTLVGLTPIRRSDIDSEVMTQRAPHLGGLVEFYRSRGRDVWTPTGTNVPDYPGLANYWWQYISQIIEGKVTTQNGMDNFAAAVDEHLALIADNNGISCEPKLNPKSTREFWLEKTGAPKQQITEQAKGRTLQYEEAINVWK, from the coding sequence ATGTTATTTCTCTTTTTAGTGTTCACTAGTTTTGCGGTTACCGCGGAGCTTGATCCTAAATCAAATGCCGCGGAGCATTGGGTGCACAATGAGTTCCAGCCATCGACATTGACCTTAGACGAGCAGATGCAAGAGATGGCTTGGTTTACTTCCGCCAGTCAGCCATTTGTCGGTATGAAAATCCGTGTGGTATCCGAGCGAATAGCGACCCATTGGTATGAAGCGAGTACTTTAGCTAAGGCTTTTTATGAGATCACCGGCATTCATGTAGTGCATGAGTTAACCGGTGAAGACGATGTGATAAAGAAGCTGTCGGCTCAAATTATGACTCGGCAAAACCTCTATGATGCTTATATTAACGACAGCGATCTGATCGGGACTCACTTTAGATCTAATGCCGTGGTTTCTCTGTCTGATTTCATGCAACTTGAGGGAGAAAGTGTCACCTTACCGACGTTAGATTTACAGGATTTTATCGGACTTAAATTTACCACGGGTCCCGATGGTCACTTGTATCAGCTACCAGATCAGCAGTTTGCCAACCTCTATTGGTATCGGCATGATTGGTTCAACCGCAAGGATTTCCAGAAACGATTCAGATCCCGTTATGGCTATGAACTCGGTGTGCCGCAGAACTGGCAGGCCTATGAAGATATAGCCGAGTTCTTCAGCGAAGACATTAAAGAGATCGACGGCAAACGCATTTATGGTCATATGGATTATGCTAAAACAGACCCTTCCCTAGGCTGGCGAATGTCAGATGCTTGGTTGTCCATGGCTGGCGTGGGGGATAAGGGCTTACCCAATGGTTTGCCTGTGGATGAGTGGGGAATACGCGTAGAAGGATGCCATCCAGCCGGAGCCAGCGTCGAACGAGGTGGTGCGTTAAACGGTCCGGCGGCAGTTTATGCGGTGGATAAATTTATCTACTGGTTAAACCGATTTGCGCCGGAAGAGTCGATACACCTCAACTTTACCCAGGCCGGAGAGTGGCCAGGAAAAGGGTTAATCGCCCAACAGATCTTCTGGTATACAGCGTTTGTTGCCGATCTGACTAAACCTGACTTACCTGTGGTTAATCAAGATGGCACCCCTAAATGGCGTGTGGCACCGTCGCCTGTGGGTAAGTATTGGCAGGCGGGAATGAAATCAGGTTATCAGGATGCGGGGTCATGGACGTTACTCAAATCTACGCCTTTGAAGCGACAACAGGCAGCTTGGCTCTATGCTCAGTTTGTAGTCTCTAAGACTGTTTCTCTCAGGAAGACCTTAGTGGGGCTGACGCCCATTAGGCGATCGGATATTGACTCGGAGGTCATGACACAACGCGCCCCCCATCTTGGTGGTCTGGTGGAGTTTTATCGAAGTCGAGGCCGGGATGTATGGACGCCAACTGGGACTAATGTACCGGACTATCCGGGGCTCGCTAACTATTGGTGGCAATATATTTCACAGATCATAGAGGGTAAGGTTACCACTCAGAATGGCATGGACAATTTTGCCGCCGCAGTGGATGAGCATTTAGCATTAATCGCCGACAATAATGGGATAAGCTGTGAGCCTAAGTTAAATCCT
- a CDS encoding LysR family transcriptional regulator: MKNFDFNLLTVLEVLLEEQSVTAAAARLHLSQSAVSKQLSKLRETFDDKLFERTAYGLRPTPKAKQLAPELRRVLNQVEQLTRPSEFDPSMSRRKFRIELVETAYSLTYPYFMPELLKQAPNVSIDSQTWHSESMDRLLRCETDIGIACREWDERSLLHIKNLPEELNYTELTRDHSVCLVREDHPLLKEVWNLDTFLKYRHLQVTFGGIAQWLLDDVLQIQHLKRDIAINLTDFNSAMQLCEKSDLILCSPAKYAKEMLGHYRLITLPVPTQLVPGTYVLLWHKHFDLDPSHRWLREMIIESVQQVYPV, translated from the coding sequence TTGAAAAATTTTGACTTTAACTTACTCACAGTACTTGAAGTATTACTCGAAGAGCAAAGCGTCACCGCAGCGGCGGCTCGTTTACATTTAAGTCAATCGGCAGTGAGTAAACAACTGTCAAAGCTAAGGGAAACCTTCGACGATAAACTGTTCGAACGTACCGCATATGGTCTGAGGCCAACGCCTAAAGCCAAACAATTGGCACCGGAATTAAGACGGGTTCTCAATCAAGTCGAACAGCTAACCAGACCCAGTGAATTTGACCCCTCTATGAGCCGGAGAAAATTCCGCATAGAATTGGTTGAGACAGCATACTCGCTTACCTACCCCTATTTTATGCCTGAGCTACTCAAACAAGCGCCGAATGTGAGTATAGACAGCCAAACATGGCACAGTGAGAGTATGGATAGGTTATTACGCTGTGAAACCGATATAGGGATAGCCTGTCGTGAGTGGGATGAGCGCTCCCTATTACACATAAAGAATCTGCCCGAAGAGCTGAACTATACCGAGCTGACTCGAGATCATTCAGTGTGTCTGGTGAGAGAAGACCACCCCTTGCTAAAAGAAGTGTGGAATTTAGATACGTTTCTCAAATATCGTCACCTGCAAGTGACTTTTGGTGGGATTGCCCAGTGGCTCTTAGATGATGTGTTACAGATACAACACCTGAAACGAGATATCGCGATTAATCTCACCGACTTTAATAGTGCCATGCAGCTCTGTGAGAAAAGCGATCTCATTCTTTGCTCCCCCGCCAAATACGCCAAGGAAATGTTAGGACATTACCGGTTAATCACACTTCCTGTGCCCACTCAGCTTGTCCCCGGTACATACGTGTTACTCTGGCACAAACACTTCGATTTAGATCCCAGTCACCGCTGGCTCAGGGAGATGATCATTGAATCAGTGCAGCAAGTTTATCCGGTTTAG
- a CDS encoding TIGR02808 family protein, translated as MSTLENVIWHVLGYSAMPVIILGGFSVVAVACIWILSKTSDK; from the coding sequence ATGAGTACATTAGAGAATGTTATATGGCATGTCCTTGGTTACAGCGCCATGCCGGTCATTATACTAGGTGGTTTTTCTGTTGTTGCAGTTGCCTGTATTTGGATTCTGTCCAAAACATCAGATAAGTAA
- a CDS encoding NapC/NirT family cytochrome c → MKWIINALKGFWSILRRPSKAAVGIVLFMGFAGGLMFWGAFNTGMEATNTEEFCSGCHAPIVAEIRETIHYANRSGVRAICSDCHVPHAWTDKIIRKVQASKELFAYFVTQTINTPEKFKERRGHLAEREWARMKKNDSLECRNCHNFDYMDFSEQSPRSVRQHSTALASGEKTCVDCHKGIAHKLPDMHQVEGWN, encoded by the coding sequence ATGAAATGGATTATTAACGCCTTAAAAGGCTTCTGGAGCATATTGAGGCGGCCCAGTAAAGCCGCCGTAGGTATCGTGCTATTTATGGGCTTTGCAGGTGGACTCATGTTCTGGGGGGCATTTAACACAGGTATGGAAGCGACAAATACTGAAGAGTTTTGTTCTGGATGTCACGCCCCAATTGTGGCGGAAATTCGAGAAACGATTCACTATGCTAACCGCTCTGGTGTTCGTGCTATTTGTTCAGATTGTCACGTACCTCATGCTTGGACGGATAAAATAATACGTAAAGTTCAGGCTTCTAAAGAGCTGTTCGCTTATTTTGTTACTCAAACAATTAACACACCAGAGAAGTTCAAAGAGCGACGAGGTCATTTAGCCGAAAGGGAGTGGGCAAGAATGAAAAAGAACGACTCTTTAGAGTGTCGTAACTGTCATAACTTTGATTATATGGACTTCTCCGAGCAGAGCCCACGCAGTGTCAGGCAGCACTCTACTGCGCTTGCCAGTGGTGAAAAGACCTGTGTGGATTGTCATAAAGGTATCGCCCATAAATTGCCAGATATGCACCAAGTTGAAGGTTGGAATTAA
- a CDS encoding nitrate reductase cytochrome c-type subunit, with translation MMKKSILLTLSIALTLISGFAVSEERGIGGVESLRGNVELEVTRAADPLKKVPRDQVDIESSYVFQPPLIPHHIRSYEISLNANKCLSCHGWTKAKQMGATKISVTHFTNRNDEVLADVSPRRYFCLQCHVTQADAKPLVGNSFERVKSLQ, from the coding sequence ATGATGAAAAAATCAATTTTATTGACGTTGAGTATTGCCTTAACTCTGATCAGTGGTTTTGCTGTCAGTGAGGAGCGGGGCATAGGTGGTGTCGAGTCTTTACGCGGCAATGTTGAGTTAGAAGTCACCAGAGCGGCAGATCCTTTGAAGAAAGTGCCGCGAGATCAGGTGGATATTGAAAGCAGTTATGTGTTTCAGCCACCACTGATCCCGCATCACATCAGGAGTTATGAAATATCACTCAATGCTAACAAGTGCTTATCATGCCATGGTTGGACAAAAGCCAAGCAGATGGGCGCCACTAAAATCAGTGTGACGCATTTTACTAATCGAAACGATGAAGTGTTGGCTGATGTTTCTCCTAGACGATACTTTTGCCTGCAGTGCCACGTGACACAAGCAGATGCTAAACCGTTAGTGGGTAACTCCTTCGAACGTGTTAAATCACTGCAATAA
- the napA gene encoding nitrate reductase catalytic subunit NapA, with the protein MKMSRREFIKANAAASAAALAGITLPATATNLIATSQESKIHWDKAPCRFCGTGCSVLVGTQEGKVVATQGDPEAPVNKGLNCIKGYFLSKIMYGKDRLTQPLLRQTNGKFDKNGDFAPVSWDQAFDIMADKWKAALKEKGPTSVGMFGSGQWTVMEGYAASKMMKAGFRSNNIDPNARHCMASAVGGFMRSFGIDEPMGCYDDFEEADAFVLWGSNMAEMHPILWSRITDRRLSHPHVKVNVLSTYYHRSFELADKGYIFKPQTDLVIANFIANYIIENDAVNWDFVNKHTHFKQATTDIGYGLRDEHPLQKKAANPNVGKMYSIDFEEYKKSVAPYTLEKAAEMTGLGEDKLLTLAKQFADPKIKVMSLWTMGMNQHTRGVWMNSLVYNIHLLVGKISTPGSGPFSLTGQPSACGTAREVGTFSHRLPADMVVANPEHRKRAEQLWKIPQGTIPPKPGFHAVQQDRKLNDGVLNAYWTMCNNNMQAGPNINQERLPGFRNPDNFIVCSDPYPTVTAQAADLILPTAMWVEKEGAYGNAERRTQVWYQQVKAPGESKSDLWQIMEFAKRFKIEEVWTEELLAQMPEVRGKNMCEVLFENGQVNQFPLSEAQELNDDAKDQGYYVQKGLFEEYASFGRGHGHDLAPYDRYHQERGLRWPVVDGKETKWRFKEGSDPYVGKGKGFEFYGKPDGRAWIISAPYEAPPESPDEEFNLWLCTGRVLEHWHTGTMTRRVPELYKAVPDGLCYMHPDDAKSHGVRRGDEVLMSNKRGDIRVRVETRGRNRPPKGLVFVPFFDARILINKLILDATDPLSKQTDYKKCPVKITKIA; encoded by the coding sequence ATGAAAATGTCTAGACGTGAGTTTATCAAAGCAAATGCAGCGGCGTCTGCTGCGGCACTTGCAGGGATCACTCTTCCAGCCACAGCTACGAATTTGATTGCAACGAGCCAAGAGTCCAAAATTCATTGGGATAAAGCGCCTTGTCGTTTCTGTGGTACAGGTTGTTCGGTACTTGTCGGAACCCAAGAGGGGAAAGTCGTTGCGACTCAAGGCGACCCGGAAGCTCCTGTAAATAAAGGCCTTAATTGTATTAAAGGTTACTTTCTTTCAAAAATTATGTATGGCAAGGATCGCTTAACTCAGCCTTTATTGCGTCAAACTAATGGAAAGTTTGACAAAAATGGTGATTTTGCGCCGGTAAGTTGGGATCAAGCCTTCGATATCATGGCTGATAAGTGGAAAGCGGCTTTAAAAGAGAAAGGGCCTACCAGTGTGGGCATGTTTGGCTCAGGGCAGTGGACTGTAATGGAAGGTTACGCTGCTTCTAAGATGATGAAAGCGGGTTTTCGATCTAACAACATAGATCCTAATGCGCGTCACTGTATGGCTTCAGCCGTTGGTGGCTTTATGCGTAGTTTTGGTATCGATGAGCCAATGGGTTGTTATGATGACTTCGAAGAAGCCGATGCCTTTGTGTTATGGGGCTCGAATATGGCTGAGATGCATCCAATTTTATGGTCTCGCATCACAGACAGACGCTTAAGTCATCCCCATGTGAAAGTGAACGTCTTATCAACCTATTACCATCGTTCATTTGAACTTGCTGATAAAGGCTATATCTTTAAGCCGCAAACCGATCTTGTAATAGCCAACTTTATTGCTAACTACATCATTGAAAACGATGCTGTGAATTGGGACTTTGTTAATAAGCATACCCATTTCAAGCAAGCCACTACAGATATTGGTTATGGTTTAAGGGATGAGCATCCCCTGCAAAAAAAGGCAGCTAATCCCAATGTCGGTAAAATGTATTCAATTGATTTTGAAGAGTATAAGAAATCAGTAGCACCATATACCCTTGAAAAAGCTGCTGAAATGACCGGCCTAGGTGAAGATAAACTGCTCACACTCGCTAAGCAGTTTGCCGATCCAAAGATTAAGGTTATGTCACTTTGGACTATGGGGATGAACCAACACACCCGTGGTGTTTGGATGAACTCTTTGGTCTATAACATTCATCTTTTAGTAGGCAAAATATCGACACCAGGTAGTGGTCCATTTTCATTGACAGGCCAACCATCCGCATGTGGTACAGCACGTGAGGTGGGGACTTTCTCTCATCGTTTACCCGCAGATATGGTGGTAGCAAACCCCGAGCATCGAAAGCGTGCTGAGCAGCTATGGAAAATTCCCCAAGGCACTATTCCACCTAAGCCGGGCTTCCATGCAGTACAGCAAGACCGTAAATTAAATGACGGTGTGCTCAATGCTTACTGGACTATGTGTAACAACAACATGCAGGCCGGTCCTAATATCAATCAAGAGCGCTTACCTGGCTTTAGAAATCCTGACAATTTTATTGTCTGTTCAGACCCATACCCAACAGTAACAGCACAAGCTGCTGACTTGATCTTACCGACAGCGATGTGGGTAGAAAAAGAGGGGGCTTACGGTAATGCTGAGCGTCGTACTCAGGTTTGGTATCAGCAGGTTAAAGCGCCTGGTGAATCGAAATCCGATCTATGGCAGATTATGGAATTTGCAAAACGCTTCAAAATTGAAGAGGTGTGGACCGAAGAGCTGTTAGCTCAAATGCCAGAAGTACGTGGTAAGAATATGTGTGAAGTGCTATTTGAAAACGGCCAAGTGAACCAGTTCCCATTATCTGAAGCGCAAGAGCTTAATGATGATGCTAAAGACCAAGGTTACTATGTACAAAAAGGTCTATTTGAAGAGTACGCAAGCTTTGGCCGTGGACATGGCCATGATTTAGCACCATATGATCGCTACCATCAAGAGCGCGGTTTACGTTGGCCTGTAGTCGATGGTAAAGAGACAAAATGGCGCTTTAAAGAAGGCTCAGATCCCTATGTTGGTAAAGGTAAAGGGTTTGAATTCTATGGTAAGCCAGATGGCAGAGCATGGATAATCTCGGCACCTTACGAGGCGCCACCAGAGTCTCCAGATGAAGAGTTTAACCTGTGGTTATGTACTGGTCGTGTACTTGAGCACTGGCATACAGGAACCATGACACGCCGAGTACCTGAACTGTACAAGGCTGTCCCTGATGGACTTTGTTACATGCATCCAGATGATGCTAAGTCTCATGGTGTACGTCGTGGTGATGAAGTGCTAATGAGTAACAAACGTGGCGATATTCGTGTGCGTGTCGAGACTCGAGGGCGTAACCGTCCACCAAAAGGTTTGGTGTTTGTGCCCTTCTTCGATGCACGTATCTTAATTAATAAACTTATTTTAGATGCAACCGATCCGTTATCGAAACAGACAGACTATAAAAAGTGTCCTGTTAAAATAACTAAAATAGCATAA
- a CDS encoding chaperone NapD encodes MSLPEAHISSLLVQLSPEHLNETKKRIEAFDEAEIYGVSEVGKIVVVLETQAEGFITDVIEKINNMPGVLGATMVYHQIDSGTDSDSDTNNNNLAPDDGYSVSEEQV; translated from the coding sequence ATGTCGTTGCCTGAGGCGCATATCTCAAGCTTACTTGTCCAGCTTAGCCCTGAACATTTAAATGAAACTAAAAAAAGAATTGAAGCGTTTGATGAAGCCGAAATTTATGGCGTCAGTGAAGTCGGAAAAATCGTAGTGGTCCTTGAGACTCAAGCAGAAGGTTTTATTACCGACGTGATTGAAAAAATAAATAATATGCCAGGCGTGCTTGGTGCCACTATGGTTTATCACCAAATTGATAGTGGAACCGACAGCGATAGCGACACCAATAACAATAACCTAGCCCCTGATGATGGCTATAGTGTTAGTGAGGAACAAGTATGA
- the hrpA gene encoding ATP-dependent RNA helicase HrpA, which yields MGSDLSLQPHPLSNNYLKLCYQADASRIRRRLFRLNKEPESDKKRANLDKLEAQAVAAFEKVERRRQARPQITYPESLPISQKRDEIARAIAGNQVVIIAGETGSGKTTQLPKICLELGLGCRGLIGHTQPRRLAARSVASRVADELNSPLGEAVGFKVRFADAINQNSYIKLMTDGILLAELTNDKFLDQYDTIIIDEAHERSLNIDFILGYLKNVLKKRPDLKVIITSATIDLNKFSQHFNDAPVIEVSGRTYPVETRYRPLVRDEGDDLDFTEGIFEAVDELVAEGPGDILIFMNGEREIRDVADQLNRRQYRDTEILPLYARLSYGEQSKVFKSHIGRRIVLATNVAETSLTVPGIRYVIDPGTARISRYSYRTKVQRLPIEPISQASANQRQGRCGRVAAGICIRLFSDDDFNNRPEFTDPEILRTNLASVILKMLSVGLGDIEAFPFLQSPDPRYIRDGFLLLEELEAVKKSQGRLALTALGKQLAHIPVDPRLARMVIAANGNGCLHEALVITSALSIQDPRERPMDKKQAADEVHKKHSDKDSDFVSFVNLWDHLKVQQKSLSSSQFRKQCKKEFLAYLRVREWQDLYAQMRQAVHDLKWRLNSEPADYELLHKSLLTGLLSHVGFKDKDNEYLGARNRKFFVFPGSPLARKGPKWIMAAELTETSRLFARCCAKIQPEWIEPLAGHLVKKNYLEPHFEAKQGSVVALENQILYGLTIVNRRKTQYGPVNPLEAREIFIRSALADGELRTNEAFFIKNRDLLKEVESLEHKSRRRDILVDEQALVDFYEPRIPEGIYNAPKFFSWWKLESKKSPDLLDFEREQLMQRGDSHVSALDFPDSWHQGNLKLFLGYHFEPSAEDDGVAVHIPVALLNQIEDVDFDWQVPGLREEKCIAMIRSLPKNLRRNFVPAPDYASACMQAMKPFEMSFIDAMCKQLLRMSGVRVSPEDFDLSQLSKHLLMNFKVEDDKGKLVAQSRDIEQLKASLQGHVTQAIRKVADSGIEKTELMQWSFGDLPKAFKQKKGNFEVKAFPALVDDKSSVSIKLFDDENEAIRSHQLGLQRLLLINIPSPVKHLQKTLPNKAKLAMYFNPFGQIQILLDDILSASVQQLLDEKGLDVRCESDFEQAKDWVRQELNPTAAKLALRVEEVLTLYQKVKKRLKGKISLDIAFAMSDIQTQLDNLVFKGFVEACGWKRLPDMVRYLKAVDNRLDKLPVDPNRDRLHMHSIANVQKELDGQLAKVPRSVAIPESLLEARWMIEEYRVSCFAQVLGTAYPISEKRILNQIKQN from the coding sequence ATGGGATCTGACTTGAGTTTGCAACCACACCCGCTATCTAACAATTATCTAAAACTGTGTTATCAGGCCGATGCTTCGAGGATTAGGCGTCGCTTGTTCAGGTTAAATAAAGAGCCTGAATCAGATAAAAAGCGGGCTAATTTGGACAAGCTCGAGGCTCAGGCTGTTGCTGCATTCGAAAAAGTTGAACGACGCCGTCAAGCCCGTCCCCAAATCACCTATCCCGAGAGCTTACCTATTTCCCAGAAGCGGGATGAGATAGCCAGAGCGATTGCTGGCAATCAAGTGGTTATCATTGCAGGGGAAACAGGATCGGGTAAGACGACTCAGTTACCAAAAATTTGTCTGGAGTTAGGTTTAGGCTGTCGTGGGTTAATTGGCCATACTCAACCAAGGCGTCTTGCGGCGCGCAGCGTTGCCAGCCGGGTCGCCGATGAACTTAATAGTCCATTAGGAGAAGCGGTAGGTTTTAAGGTCCGTTTTGCGGATGCCATCAATCAAAATTCTTATATTAAGTTGATGACAGACGGTATTTTGCTGGCTGAACTCACTAACGATAAATTTCTCGATCAATATGACACCATCATCATAGATGAGGCTCATGAGCGAAGCCTGAATATCGACTTTATCTTGGGCTATCTCAAGAATGTGTTGAAGAAGCGTCCGGATCTCAAGGTGATCATCACCTCTGCGACCATAGATCTGAATAAATTTTCTCAACACTTCAATGATGCGCCTGTCATTGAGGTGTCGGGCCGAACTTACCCGGTTGAGACTCGTTATCGTCCCTTGGTGCGTGATGAAGGTGACGATCTCGATTTTACCGAAGGTATATTCGAAGCTGTGGATGAACTGGTTGCAGAGGGTCCCGGTGATATCTTGATCTTTATGAATGGTGAGCGCGAGATCCGTGATGTGGCGGATCAATTAAACCGTCGCCAATATCGAGATACCGAAATTCTTCCACTTTATGCACGCCTGTCATATGGTGAGCAGTCTAAGGTATTTAAGAGCCATATAGGCCGCCGAATCGTGCTGGCAACCAATGTGGCCGAAACATCTTTGACGGTGCCTGGTATCCGTTACGTTATCGATCCCGGAACAGCCAGAATTAGCCGTTATAGTTACCGCACTAAGGTGCAACGTCTGCCTATCGAGCCGATCTCACAAGCCAGTGCAAATCAACGTCAGGGACGTTGTGGCCGTGTGGCTGCGGGTATTTGTATTCGTTTATTTAGCGATGATGATTTCAATAATAGACCCGAATTTACCGATCCTGAAATTTTAAGAACTAACCTTGCCTCGGTCATTCTCAAGATGCTATCAGTGGGCCTTGGAGATATAGAAGCATTTCCTTTCCTTCAGTCACCGGACCCTCGTTATATCCGTGATGGATTCTTGCTGCTAGAAGAATTAGAAGCGGTGAAAAAGTCACAAGGGCGCTTAGCCTTGACGGCATTGGGCAAGCAGCTTGCTCATATTCCCGTGGATCCACGTCTGGCCCGTATGGTGATAGCGGCGAATGGTAATGGCTGTCTTCATGAAGCCTTGGTCATCACCTCAGCGCTATCAATACAAGATCCAAGGGAACGTCCCATGGATAAGAAGCAGGCGGCCGATGAGGTGCACAAGAAACACAGCGATAAAGACTCAGATTTTGTCTCCTTCGTAAATCTGTGGGATCACCTTAAGGTGCAACAGAAATCTCTTTCCAGTAGTCAGTTTAGAAAGCAGTGTAAGAAAGAGTTTCTTGCCTATCTAAGGGTACGAGAATGGCAAGATCTCTATGCCCAGATGCGACAAGCCGTGCATGATTTAAAATGGCGTCTCAACAGTGAGCCAGCCGATTATGAACTGCTGCATAAGTCACTACTCACGGGGCTGTTGAGTCATGTTGGCTTTAAAGATAAAGACAATGAATATTTGGGCGCCCGTAATCGTAAATTCTTTGTCTTCCCTGGCTCTCCTTTAGCGCGTAAAGGCCCTAAATGGATCATGGCCGCTGAGCTCACCGAGACATCACGCCTGTTTGCTAGGTGTTGTGCAAAAATACAACCAGAATGGATAGAGCCTTTGGCGGGACATCTGGTTAAGAAAAACTATCTTGAGCCCCATTTCGAGGCGAAACAGGGCAGTGTGGTGGCCCTCGAAAATCAAATCCTCTATGGATTGACGATTGTTAACCGCCGCAAAACACAATATGGACCGGTCAATCCCCTAGAGGCTCGTGAGATCTTCATTCGTAGTGCCTTGGCCGATGGTGAGTTGAGGACCAATGAAGCCTTCTTCATCAAAAACCGCGACTTACTCAAAGAGGTCGAAAGCTTAGAGCATAAATCACGCCGACGTGACATTTTGGTGGATGAGCAGGCCTTGGTGGATTTTTATGAGCCCAGAATCCCTGAAGGGATTTATAACGCGCCAAAATTCTTCAGCTGGTGGAAGCTTGAGAGCAAGAAATCCCCTGATCTGTTAGATTTCGAACGCGAACAATTAATGCAGCGAGGAGACAGTCATGTCTCTGCGCTGGATTTTCCAGATAGTTGGCACCAAGGTAATCTTAAGCTCTTCTTAGGCTATCATTTTGAGCCTTCGGCAGAAGATGATGGTGTCGCGGTGCATATTCCTGTCGCGTTACTCAATCAGATAGAAGATGTCGATTTTGACTGGCAGGTGCCAGGGCTCAGAGAGGAAAAATGTATTGCGATGATACGGTCTCTGCCTAAAAATCTCAGGCGTAATTTTGTGCCAGCGCCGGATTATGCCAGTGCCTGTATGCAGGCAATGAAGCCTTTCGAGATGAGTTTCATCGATGCCATGTGTAAGCAGCTGCTGCGCATGAGTGGCGTTCGTGTCAGCCCTGAAGATTTTGATCTTAGCCAGCTGAGTAAACACCTGTTGATGAATTTTAAGGTGGAGGATGACAAGGGAAAGTTGGTGGCTCAGTCTCGGGATATTGAACAGCTTAAAGCCAGCTTGCAAGGCCATGTGACTCAGGCTATTCGTAAAGTTGCCGATTCTGGTATCGAAAAAACTGAACTGATGCAATGGTCATTCGGTGATCTGCCAAAGGCGTTTAAACAGAAGAAAGGCAACTTCGAGGTCAAGGCATTTCCGGCGCTAGTGGACGATAAATCCAGTGTTTCGATCAAATTATTTGATGATGAAAACGAGGCTATTCGTTCCCATCAGTTAGGTCTACAACGCTTGTTGTTAATCAATATCCCATCGCCGGTGAAGCATCTGCAGAAGACCTTGCCAAACAAGGCTAAGCTTGCCATGTACTTTAACCCCTTCGGTCAAATACAGATCTTGTTGGATGATATCTTATCGGCGTCAGTACAGCAGCTACTCGATGAGAAGGGGCTGGATGTCCGCTGTGAGTCTGATTTTGAACAAGCTAAAGATTGGGTAAGACAAGAGCTTAATCCAACGGCGGCTAAGCTTGCCCTTCGAGTCGAAGAAGTTCTTACCCTGTATCAAAAGGTAAAGAAGCGTTTGAAGGGCAAGATAAGCTTAGATATTGCCTTTGCCATGAGTGATATCCAGACTCAACTGGATAATTTAGTGTTTAAGGGCTTTGTTGAGGCCTGTGGCTGGAAACGTTTACCAGACATGGTGAGGTATCTAAAAGCCGTCGATAATCGTTTAGACAAGTTGCCTGTTGACCCTAATCGTGACCGTTTGCATATGCACAGTATTGCTAACGTGCAAAAAGAGCTGGATGGTCAATTAGCTAAAGTGCCGAGATCGGTGGCGATACCTGAGTCCTTGCTCGAGGCGAGATGGATGATAGAGGAGTATCGAGTGTCCTGTTTTGCTCAGGTACTGGGCACGGCTTACCCGATCTCAGAGAAACGGATCTTAAATCAAATTAAGCAAAATTAA